One segment of Carya illinoinensis cultivar Pawnee chromosome 1, C.illinoinensisPawnee_v1, whole genome shotgun sequence DNA contains the following:
- the LOC122277094 gene encoding low affinity inorganic phosphate transporter 3-like has product MAGNKLIVLDALDKAKTQLYHFTAIVIAGMGFFTDAYDLFCISLVTKLLGRFYYTKEGALKPGTLPPNVADAVNGVALCGTLAGQLFFGWLGDKLGRKKVYGITLVLMVVCSVASGLSFGRSANGVIATLCFFRFWLGFGIGGDYPLSATIMSEYANKKTRGAFIAAVFAMQGFGILGGGIVALIVSSAFNNKYHPPAYQVNAKDSLPPQSDYIWRIILMFGALPAALTYYWRMKMPETARYTALVAKNAKQAAADMSKVLQVNIEAEEEKIERLAVEPSNSFGLFSKEFAKRHGLHLLGTTTTWFLLDIAFYSQNLFQKDIFSKIGWIPSPETMSAPEEVFKIARAQTLIALFSTVPGYWCTVLFIDYMGRFAIQLMGFFFMTVFMFALAIPYNHWIQKSHRIGFVIIYALTFFFANFGPNSTTFIVPAEIFPARLRSTCHGISAAAGKAGAIVGAFGFLYAAQSQDPNKVDAGYPTGIGVKNSLLVLGGINFLGMLFTLLVPESKGKSLEELTGENEDKSGDISEQTAGARTVPVPV; this is encoded by the coding sequence ATGGCTGGAAACAAATTGATAGTGCTTGATGCACTTGATAAGGCCAAGACTCAACTGTACCATTTCACGGCAATTGTAATTGCCGGAATGGGCTTTTTCACAGATGCATACGATCTGTTCTGCATCTCCCTCGTCACCAAGTTACTCGGCCGGTTTTACTACACTAAAGAAGGCGCACTAAAGCCCGGCACGTTGCCTCCAAATGTGGCTGATGCTGTTAACGGCGTGGCACTTTGTGGCACATTGGCCGGCCAGCTCTTCTTCGGTTGGCTTGGTGACAAATTGGGCCGCAAGAAGGTCTATGGTATTACTCTTGTTCTCATGGTGGTTTGCTCCGTTGCCTCAGGGCTCTCTTTCGGACGCTCAGCAAACGGTGTTATAGCCACACTCTGTTTCTTCCGATTTTGGCTTGGCTTTGGTATCGGTGGTGACTACCCCCTTTCTGCTACAATCATGTCTGAATATGCCAACAAAAAGACTCGTGGGGCGTTTATAGCAGCGGTTTTTGCCATGCAAGGGTTTGGAATTTTGGGAGGTGGGATTGTTGCCTTGATAGTTTCAAGCGCATTCAATAACAAATACCATCCTCCTGCATACCAAGTCAATGCAAAGGACTCCCTTCCACCCCAATCTGACTATATTTGGCGCATAATTCTCATGTTTGGAGCTCTTCCGGCTGCCCTCACATACTACTGGCGTATGAAAATGCCAGAGACAGCTCGTTACACTGCCCTGGTCGCCAAAAACGCAAAACAAGCCGCGGCAGACATGTCTAAGGTGCTTCAAGTTAATATTGAAGCTGAAGAGGAGAAAATCGAAAGACTTGCAGTGGAGCCATCCAATTCCTTTGGCTTATTCTCCAAGGAATTCGCAAAACGCCATGGCCTTCACTTGCTTGGAACCACTACCACGTGGTTCTTGTTGGACATTGCCTTCTACAGCCAAAATCTTTTCCAAAAGGATATCTTCTCCAAGATTGGATGGATTCCATCGCCAGAAACTATGAGTGCGCCAGAAGAGGTTTTCAAGATTGCAAGGGCGCAAACACTTATTGCACTGTTCAGCACGGTGCCTGGGTATTGGTGCACTGTGCTCTTCATTGATTATATGGGGCGCTTTGCAATCCAATTGATGGGATTCTTTTTCATGACTGTCTTCATGTTTGCACTTGCCATACCTTACAATCACTGGATTCAAAAGTCACACCGGATTGGCTTCGTCATAATCTACGCCTTGACCTTTTTCTTCGCCAACTTCGGTCCCAATTCCACCACTTTTATTGTGCCAGCAGAAATCTTCCCTGCAAGGCTAAGGTCTACCTGTCATGGAATATCAGCCGCAGCTGGGAAGGCAGGAGCTATAGTTGGGGCATTTGGGTTCTTGTATGCCGCACAAAGCCAAGACCCGAATAAAGTAGACGCTGGGTACCCTACAGGCATTGGTGTGAAGAATTCACTTCTTGTGCTTGGCGGAATCAACTTCTTGGGAATGTTATTTACCTTGTTGGTGCCTGAATCCAAAGGAAAATCGTTGGAGGAGTTGACCGGAGAGAACGAAGACAAAAGCGGTGATATTTCCGAGCAGACCGCTGGTGCTAGGACTGTTCCAGTTCCAGTGTGA